Part of the Novipirellula artificiosorum genome, GTTTGGCGAAACCGCGGCGCCACTGCTGGCGTTCATGCCCGGATCCTTCATCGCCGTTGCGGGCTTGGTGTTGACGAGCATGACTTCAGTTCTTGCATTCGCACAGAACGAGCCAAGCGAAACCGCTCGCACCGAAGTCGATGCCAAGTACCCGTACTGCATCGTCGATGTCGAAAACCTCGAAGCTCGCTCGCTGGCAACCGCCATCGAAACGTTTAATCAACAATCGATGGAAAGCCCCATTGGACGTTTTCAACCAGCGGTCACGGAAGACGAGACGCTTGATGCGATCAGAGCGTTCAGCATGCAGCCACATCTTCCCGTGAACGTGAAAGCAACGCTCGACAGGATTGCCCAAACGAAACAGCTACCAGCTACGGCTTACTTTCGACGTTTCACTCGTTACGACGATGGCCAGCGGATGAATCGAGTGTGGTGGGTGAGGTTGGTTATCACAAGTGACGAACCGCCCGTCTACGGCGTACCCGTTCGCACCAAGGAAATCTCCTGGCGATCCTACACCCAAATGGAACGCCAACAGAACGCAGCACGCGGTGTGATGCTGCTCAATCGATTCTCGAGCTACTTTGAAGTCGAGCCGAATATCCTGTTGAAGGCCGAATTTCCAAAGGATGCCCAGAAACGTCTGATTGCCGACACCAAGGCGGCCATCGAGGGGGACTCCGCCGCACTTGCGCGAGCCTTTGAATGGAACGGCGTCAGCGATTCGACTCGTGAATTTGCTACCTCCGAGCTGGAACAAATGCGTCAAGCGAACATCGAGTCGATCAAGATTCGCCCCCGCAATTTCAAGGCCCCCATGGTCCATTGGTCGGCGTACCAACATTACCAACCCAACCTTCCCATCGTCGGCTACATGGACATCGATTACCGAGACGCCAGCGATCAATCGCAACCCCTGAGGACGCTGTCGTTGGAAATCGGCAAGTTGGGCGATGAGTTGCGGATGGTCCATTACATCAAAGACGGGAAACCCAAATTGCCCAAGGAGCTCGTCAAGGGACTTTCGATCCGTGGTCAAATCGAACCACTCGCCGATGGGACCTACCTTCTCACTAACATCATCACGAATCCAGGCAGCCTCCTGTCGGCGCATCTCGCCAATGAAGAAGTCTGGAAACGATCACCCTCGCTCCAATTCTAGCATGCATCCCATCACGTTTTTCTACGCCAACCACTGCTCAAGTCATGACTGCCGAACAAAGCGACGACGTTCTTCGAAAGAGGTTTGATCGATTTGCTACGACCCACTGGAGCGTCGTTCTGTCGGCCAAACAAGGTAGTGAATCTCAAGTGCACGAAGCACTCGAGACACTTTGTCAAACTTACTGGTACGCACTCTATGCTTACGTTCGCCGCAGCGATTACGCATCGCATGATGCCGAAGAGTTGACTCAGGAATTCTTGACGCGGCTGGTTCAGCGTGATTTCCTCGGGTCGGTGGAGCCTCAGCGAGGTCGATTTCGCTCGTTCTTACTTGCTGCCATGAAGCATTTTTTGTCACACGAGCGAGAAAGGGCGAAGGCTCTGAAACGGGGAGGTGGCCGAGGCGTTCTATCACTTGATTTTCACCGGGCTGAAAAGGACTATCGATCGGAACCGGTCGACGCGATGACTCCCCAGCGTTTATTCGATCGACGCTGGGCGCTGACAATCTTGGAAAACGCGATGACGGTTTTGCAAGAGCGGTACGCGGCGTCAGGAAAATCAGACTTATTCGTTAAACTGCAGCCCTGTTTGACGCAGGCGTCGGATTCACCGTCCTATCGCGTCATCGCTAACGAATTGTCCCTGTCCGAAGGAGCCGTCAAGGTTGCCGTTCATCGACTCAAACGTGACTACCGCCGTTTGCTGAAACAACAGGTGAGCCAAACGCTCGAGAACCCAGACGACGTTGAAGACGAACTCCGAGATCTCTTTGCAGCGATCCATTCGCAAACCTAATGGAGGGAACCTGCGATCAATCGCCGAACCACCCTAAGAAATTCGTATATTTTTCTTGGTAACCTTTTACTCGCTTTCCGTCTGTAACTTGTGAACTCAACCACAACGGCCAGGAAAATGTGCGATGAACGATCCCAAGACTTGCCCCCAATGCGGCGCCACGTTGCCATCCGACGCTCCAGCGAAACTATGCCCCGATTGTCTATTGAAACTGGGGTTCGCTTCCGATTTGCAGAGCGGGGAGGCGGAAAGCGGCATGGCAAGTCACGTTGCCGAGACGATGGCTCATCCAGTCGATTTGCAGCCGGTTTCCCAAGCCCGAACGCTGGTCAGCGGAGACCAATTTGGTGGATATCAAATCATTCGCCGTCTCGGACAAGGAGGAATGGGAACCGTCTACGAGGCTCAGCAAATCGACAACGGACGGCGGGTCGCGTTGAAAGTACTGAAACACTCGCTGGAATCCCCCGAGGCTCGGCGTCGTTTTCTGCGTGAAGGTCGCTTGGCCGCTTCGGTCAATCATCCCAACAGCGTCTATGTTTATGGCACAGAGGAAATCGACAACAAACCGACGATCGCCATGGAATTGGCTGGTGGTGGGACGCTACAGCAGCGCGTCCAGCATGAAGGAGCGTTGCCATTCGGTGAAGCCGTAGACATTTCACTCCAACTGATCGCGGGATTGGAAGCGGCGCACGTGAAAGGGGTCTTGCATCGCGATGTGAAACCAGCCAACTGTTTCCTTGACGACGATGGAACCGTCAAGATTGGCGACTTCGGCCTTTCCATCTCGACATTGCCACGAAGTGAATCGCAGCTAACGATCGATGGCGAGTTTATCGGCACTCCAGCTTTTTCGTCACCGGAACAATTGCGAGGCGACGACTTGGACCTGCGGTCGGATGTTTATGCGGTCGGCGGCACGCTGTATTATCTGATTACCGGACGAGCTCCCTTCGACGCAAAGAGCATGATCCAGCTGCTGGCTCGCGCGTTGGAAAGTGCGCCGACACCGATGAGCAGTCCTCATGGCGCCGTTCCCGATGGCTTATCAAGAGTCGTGATGCGATGCCTACACAAACGCCCTGCCGCGAGATACGGAACGTACAGCGAACTGCGTGCAGCACTTCAACCCTTCCGTTCGATCGCACCGACGCCCGCAACGATGGGCTGGCGAACGATCGCAGCCGCGTTAGACATCGGGATTTGGTCAGCCGTTTTATGGGCGGTAACACTGGTCGCAACCCTGTTGTTTGGAACAGATGTGGGAATTCCTTTTCTGGATTCCCGTTTTGTCGAATATGCAGCTTGGTTCTCACTCGTAACGATCCTATTCGAGATTGCCTACTATGGAATCAGTGAAGGAATTTGGGGAGCGTCGCCTGGAAAAGCAATCTGTCGACTACGAGTCGTCAATCCCAGGAACGGTGATCGGGTTGGGCTGGGGCAAGCGTTCGTTCGTGCATCGATCTACATCATGGTGCCGGGGATTGCAAATCTGAGTTTCGCCGTTTGGATGTCGCCTCAAAACGACTATTACCCAGGCAACTACGAAATGCCGTGGATTGCTCCCGTTCCCTGGATTGCAAGCATCAGCCCGATGATTCTAACTCTGCTGCTATTTTCAAGCGTACGGCGCCGTAACGGGTATGCGGGATTGCATGAATTGGCCAGTGGCACACGAGTCGTTCAATCCTCGTCGGAGCAACAACGCCCTCTGATTGCAATCGAGGTGGGGTCATTCACAGACTCCGAGGGGACCTCCAAGATTGGTCCCTATTTCGCTCTGGATCGTCTCTATCAAACCGAATCGGAAGAGCTGGTGCTTGGTTACGACGCACAACTACTGCGCAGAGTCTGGATTCATTGCACCAAGAGCAAGGACAAGATTGAAAGTGAGGCGATACAAAAGACTCGTCGCGTCGGGCGACTGCACTGGCTGAATGGTCGTCACACAACCGACGATTGCTGGGATGCGTTTGAAGCACCGCTCGGAGTGCCTCTAACACAATTGTTGGACGACCCACTCCCTTGGAAGCAAGTTCGCTATTGGCTGGTTGACATTGCCGAGGAGTTGCAAGCCGCACGCCAGGACGGATCCTTGCCGCACAGTCTCTCACTCGATCGTATTTGGATTACCGATGATGGGCGAGCAAAGCTATTAGAATTCGTTGCACCGGGCGGTACGTCGCAGCCAATCACCCCCTTCACAATCGAGGCCGAGGTCATCGAAAACACTTCGCTGCATGTGTTCCTCAACCAGATTGCAATCGCAGCGCTCGAAGGAAAAATCGTGACGGCTGACGAGGCTGCTCGGCGCCGCGTGTCCGCTCCGCTACCGGTTCACGCTCGCCAGGTGTTGGAGGAGGTCGTGTCGTGCCAAAGCCCAGATCTTCCCGTCCCGAATCTCCACCGCTTGTTGCAAGAAACGCCATTGATCTCAAGAACTCGCCGTGTGGGTGTGCTAATCGGATGTATCTTGTTCCCCTGTTTTGCAGCGAGCACCCTGCTGCTCGGGCTGATGATCAATCAACCGATCATCGACAAGGATCCGGAAGTGCTCACCCTGCGTGATAGCTTGTTGCGTTTACAAGTGCTCGAAAATCCACACAGTACATGGAATGAGGAAAAACAAGAAGAGATTGAGTCACTAAAGACCTATGTTGCGGGCCAAACACAACAAAGACTGGCGGATCCCGATGCATGGAAATCCCTTGCAATGCGAGGGCTGATCCCCGCTGCACAGCAGCGATTGGCCGAACAGATCGCGTCGGAAATGCCACCACCTTCCGATCAGCAGATGACCGCTGCGACCACCCAAGTCAAAGAATTGCTCGGTGCCCCGTCCACCTTGATAGGATTCCCGGTCGTCCCCTTCGCTGTGCTTGCGGGGCTGATGCAGCTTCTGATTCTGATTGCCATCCCAAGCCTGTTGTGGGCATTGTTGTTTCGTGGCGGGCCATTGCTGCGAGTTTTCGGTATCGTGATCGTCAACGGAGATGGAAGCCGAGCATCAAGGATGCGTGTGCTTTGGCGCTCGGTTATCAGTTGGTCGCCGCTCCTATTGCCATTCCCACTGCTTTGGATTCTTTCCAACAAGGAAACAACCGCGTATTTGTGGTCCATTCCAATCATCACTGCCGCATCGTTTATGATACTCAGTTGGGTATCCGCATTGATCCCCTCTCGCGGCATCTCCGATCGACTGGCGGGCACCTTCCTTGTCCCTCGGTAACTCGATTTTCTCAACAAACGGCAGTAGCCGAGCTGACACCGATATCGGATGACGCGGCAAATTCAAGAAAGCGCTCACCTGCCAAAAACTTTTCGAGCTCTTTCATGGACCTCTTGTCTGCTTGGGCAGCCAACGGCGAAATTGCCGCTTCCAAATGGAATCTCGGAATCACTCCGCAGACTCAGGAATCGCCTTACCCATCAAGCTGCACGAAAACGCCATGGCGCAGACGAGCGGAAAAATGTGAGTCAGGGCTCGCAAGAACGCACCACGACCATCAATCAAAGATTCCACAATCAATGGAAGTACAAAAGACGCAAGCATCCCCGCTGCCAACACCGCTGCATTGATCGCGATCACTCTCTGCTTCTGAGTCTTGTTCATCATCAGATTCTTTGTGTAGATAAGTCAGCCACTCGGTTACCACTGTAGCATAATCGTTTTCCGTCGGATGGTCACCGATGGCTTGACGCCATGAAATGCTAAACACTTCCGTTCCGAGTACAACGGCTCTGGTGCATGAAGCCTACCTGCGCCTGGTCGGTGATAAGAATGTTCAACGGTGGGACCGTTATGGCCACTTTTTTGCTGCGGCAGCCGAAGCGATGCGGCGGATTCTGATTGAAACCGCTCGTCGACGGCAAAGAACTCTGGACCTATCCTTACGGGGATAGGCGAATCGAGAGTTATGATCTCCGTCGTTAATTTCACCTTCTCTGATTGCTTTTCACCACGCCCAGTCCCTGTAAATGATCCGCGTCATCACGGTGGGTTAGCGCTGCATCTGTCTCGGCATCCTTCCTTCGATACGCATGCACATGGGGCACGTATTCGCCCCCCACCCACCGGAAGTTGCGAAAGATCACATTCGAGTCCTGCCACATTCTGTTCTGCGGCGACAGTTCCAGCACTCCCACCTCATTGATCGTGTCACCAATTGATGCACCGGTCTTCTCATTCTGAAAGCGGGACGGGGGCAAGGTCACCGTCTGCCATCCACTATCCGCGTCCAATGCAACCTTGCAGGAATAGGTCTGAAAGTCAGCCACCCAGTAGTTCTTGTGCAACTTCACGGTGAAGTCTTCACCCGTCTCCGTTTTCATATCAAACTGCAGTGAAGCCCCCTTGGGTGCGCGAAACTCGGGATCACTCGGCGCATAGGTAAAGGGACTCACGCCTTTGGCGGAAAAACCAGGCTTGCCCTCTGGCCCCACCACCGCGTTAAGCCGCTTATCGATTCGTCCGGGAATCGGATCGGTACCGGTCGAGTTGCACGTCCAGCTTCCTACCCCCTCCTTGCCGTCGTAGAGGACACGACACGGTTCCTTAATTGTTGCCACCGCACCTAGGCTTGACGGGATCACGGCTTCCAGTGGACTCGAGATGACGACGCCCGACTTGTAAAAGATATTCGCAAAGGCAAACAGATATTCTCTCGCGTTCATCACGGGGATCGTTGCGGTATACAGGCCTCCCGACTCGCGAACCGTCGCATTACGCCAGTGCCGATTGACAGCGAAAGGCGTTTCAAGTCCGCAGAACACCTCAACCTTCACCACGTCCTGCGCGTTCGCGGGTTTCACTCTCAACATAGGAACAGCATCCTGCCCCAATGCGATGGCCGTTTCCGGATTGTCGGGCCAAGTGCCCTCACCCTTGAGGTGCACATCAAACCAGGCGGGCAGGTCATGCACAAAATCCAAGCCGATATGATGGCGGAAACGCGGCGTCAGTGCCCACGCCCTGGGCACACCTGCCGGAATCAGATCCAAGGACTGCTCCGCACGATCCATATAGCCATGGCGGTCGTTGGAGGAGCTCAAAAACAACATGGGAAACTTCACGTAGGGAGCCGACGCCTCCGGAGCCAGCGACGCACGCCAGCGTAAATCATTTGCGCTGGGCCGATACTCCGGCATCCCGACCGAGTATCTCGGATCTTCATAGGCATAGGTATTCCACCCCGCACCATAGATGGCGCAACCCGCCTTAATGCGCGGATCAAAGGCAATATTCCACATCATCGAGCCGCCCATGGAAATTCCGTAGGCCCCGATCTTGTCCGCATTCACCTCCGGCTGACGCTCCAGATAGGTCACCGCCCGCATCGAGGCCTGCGTCCACAGATAGTAGGCGTCGCTCCGTGGTGTGGGCAGGGTCACCTGGTGGCCCGTCCGTTTCTTATGGTCACCGTTCTCAACCCCGTTCCAAAGCGTATAACGCTGCCGCTTCGGCCACTCGCCGCCCCAGTTAAACGTCATCACCGCATAGCCGCGACCGGTCAGCTTCTGGAGCCAGCTTTCATTAACCGTCTGTCCACCGCCATGGATATGAACCAAACCCGGCAGATTTCTGCCGCCGGCGGGCGCAGCGTACATCCCGTAAATCCGTACATATTTGCCGTCAAACTGCTCGCCGTTGAAATAGACCTCTTTATAGCGAACGCCGTCTTGCTCCCACGTTTTCAGGACTTCCTCATCGAGCGGCTCCGCGCGAGGATCATAGCCCTCCCAAATTTCGGGAGGTGACATCGTCTTCACAGGAGCTGTTTCTGCTCCTGATGCAGAGGCGGCAAATACCAACAGCCCAGCCATCACGGTTAGCAATACTTTCACCCTATCTTCTCTCCATCCAAATGACTGATTCAATCACGTAAACTTGACATTCTCCAGACGCAGAAGGTTCTTGGTTCTGACGGCGTCGAAGAAGGCGGGATTCTCTTTCATCGCTTGCTCCGCCATGGGGGTTCGAGTCACCGTGGGAGCAACCGCATTGACGCGAATCCCATGCTCCGCCCACTCCGCTGCCATCGTTCGCGTGAGATTGTTGACACCGCCTTTTGCGCCGCTGTACGGGCCGCGGTCGGGTGCCCCGACCACTCCGGCCTGTGAAGAAATGTTGACGATCGAACCACCGTCACCCTGAGCCATCATTTGTCGAGCAACGACTTGGCTGCAAAAGAACACACTCTTCAGATTGGAATCGACAATCAGGTCATATTGCTGTTCGTCGTAGTCCAGTATCTTCTGCTGCTTGTTGTAGCCGGCGTTGTTGATCAGAACGTCAAGACGTCCGTACTGTTTCACAACGGCCGCCATAAAGGTGTGGATCGACGCTATGTCCGTGACGTCCAGCACATGAGCGAAACATTGACCGCCTGCTTGCTCGATTTCATCCGCGAGCGACTCAAGCTCGGCGGTCGTACGGCTTCCAACCGCGATACGCGCTCCCGATTTGTGAGCATCCCATGCGATGGTTCGACCGATGCCACGACCGGCACCCGTGACCACCACGACTTTGTCCTGCAAGCTGAAACTCGGCAAACTACTCATGTTGATTCTTGTTTTCGAGGCAATATTCCAGAATCCGTCCGCTCATAATGTGGATCGTAACCGCTTTGAATGGGCAAATGCCTACTGAACTTGAATTTGCTGACGAATACGCTCGATACAATGGCGAGACTCGCCGTGCCCATTGTTAACCATCGCATTTCAAGCGAAAATCGATAAGTCCGACGATTTGCCGGACAACCCATCACCTTCGGGTACTCGTGGTTGGAAAATTGGACGCAAACCTAATGAAGAAAATCCTCTTCGGCAAGCTTTTTTACCAGCTCAACCGACAGTTGCATCTCTACATCGGCGTCTTCCTGTGCCCATTCCTGGTGCTGTTCGCAATCAGCACCCTGTTGATGAACCACCCAAGTCCGCGCGATCCCGACAACCCCAAGTTCACGGAATCCACCTCGACTGTCCCGCTAAGCATCCCCGCGCAGGTTAGCGACAACCTGACACTCGCCAAGCAGAAACTCGACGAGGCCAAGGCGATCACCGACAACCCTGTCGCCAAGAGGGCCGCGCTCCAGGCCGGCAACCAGGCCAACAGCGCCGCCGCCTCGGAGCTCACCGAGCACGCCCTGCAGGAACTCAACCTCTCAGGCGAGCTCTTCTCGTTCGGCCCGGTCCGCGGCGGTCAAAAGAAGATCACCCTGATGGTTCCGGGCCGCACCACGATCGTCACACTCAACGTCGCCAAGCAGGAAGCCACCCTGCAGTATCGCGACTTCAACTTCATCGACACCATGTCCTACTTGCACCGCAACCCGGGACCGCACAAAACCAAGGGCCCCAATTGGTCCGGCTCCAAAGCCTGGAGCTGGGTCGCCGACTGGACCGTCTACCTCACGCTCTTCCTGACCGTCACCGGTATCTACCTGTGGCTGGTCATCAAGGCCGAACGAAAGGCCGGGCTTGCCTTGCTGGGCTTGGGTTTCGCCTCCTTCGCCGCCATCACCTACGCCCTGCTCGCTGCATCGTGACTCCGCGCCAGCCTCGAACACGCGTGACACAAACCCTTCCCACCTCAAGCCAAAACGCGGATGCACGATGACCGAAACCAACGAACACAAGCCCGAAACCAACACCCCCGAATCCGCTTCGACGGGTACCGCCACCCCAACTGAAATCCTCTCCCCTGCTCCCTCGACCACACTCAAAAAGTGGAACCGTAAGATCCACATCTACCTAGGCATGTATATGCTGCTGTTCCTGTGGGTGTTCTCGCTCTCCGGTCTTTTCATGAACAACCCCATGTGGTTCACTGGGGGACAACCCGATCGCGTCAAACAAGAGGCTCATGTCAACATGCCCGAGTCTGGCACACGCCTCGATAAAGCTTGGGACATCATGCGGCAACTCAACCTGCGCGGCGAGGTTTACTTCATGCGTGAGCCCGCCCCCGGAACGTTCGGTTTCCTGTGTATGCGTCCCAACGTGCGAGATTTCGTCACCGTGCAACTAGACTCCGGCGACACCGCCATCAACCATGTCACTCCAAAAAACAGATCCATTGCCGCCATTATCAACCAAATGCACGTGTTCACCGGCAACCTTGGCGAACGGCAACGCGACTGGCTTCCCACCAAGATATGGAGCTTCAGCATGGATGCCCTGGCCATCGGCCTGATCGTGCTCGTGCTCAGTTCGCTCTACATGGGTTGGCACTCGCCCCACCGCATCGGCGTGGTGATCTCGTTCGTACTCGGCATGGCCGTGTTCGCCTACTTTATGTGGGTACAAGCCGCGCTGGCTTGATAGAAAACTCAACTCCGGCCCGCTATCGCCTCCTTGCACACGCATGGGTCTGGCGCAGGACACAACGCAGGCTCGCTTTTGCTCAGACCATTTCAAACCGCTACCGGTCAACAACATCAAAGTTGCGGGGTCCCTCGCTAGGAGAAGTGAACACGCTACTTCTTTTTGTTTCGGTCGAGCAGCAATCGGACACCGACCAGGATCACGATATGGATTGCCAAGATCACTAAACCAGCAATGATCGCCCAGACTTTGATTGTCACGTCCGCTATACCTTTCGAACTATCTGAAACGACGAACGGGTGTTCCTCGATGATGGATCCCAACCTTTGCTCTGACGTTGGGCCATTCTCCTATCAACACCTTTCGATGGATGTGCCGCACCATCGCGGGCTGACTGTCGATGGCAATCACCTTACCCAGTGGCACCGCCTTCGAAAGTCGGAATGTGAAGTAGCCTGAACCATCCCAGATCCACGACCGTTTCGGTTCCCTTGAGTTCCAACGCCTGCACAACGGCTTCCGGCTTTTGCCATTCAGCTCGATCTGAACGCTCAAGGAAGTTGATGTAATCCTCGACTTCTTCGAATGGCTTCAGCTTCGTCTTGTCGATCCCAGCCTTGCTGAGCGGGCATTCGATGGGAGGAAGAGTTTGGGTGTCGTCGGCAGCCTGAATGCTGGAGAAGCTCGCAATAATGATAATGGTGACAATGATCGACGCCAGCGGCACCATGCCCGAACACAGGACAGGCGGCAACAGGTTTGACAGTCTCATTGGAATTCGCTTCATCTGTTTTCGCATTTCAGTTTGTTACATTTCGTGTCAACTCTTGATGTCCAGCACAGGTGTGTCTTGGAAAGCGTCGCTGCTTTCGATCTCGATCACATTGTCGTTTACCGAAACGCTCTTGCCTTAGTTCTTGGCTTTCTTATTTCGTTCCTGCTTCAACCTGCGGAAAACGATTCGAGGCACCGTAACCAGGGAGGATTGATGAACTGAGTCTCCAAGCCTAGATCTTACAATTCGGTCTCTTTGAATTGAGACTCTAACGGGCTTGGCTGGACATGACTGCTTTTCTGTTGCCCATTCATCCGTCAGGGTTTGCGACGTAGACGAATTGAAAAGTCTTCGGCTTTGGGAGATGTGGCTTTGAAATCAGCCTCGTTAACAAAATTGGTGGGCCAAGTCATGCTCCGGAAGTTTCCCGAGTTCATGGTATAGCACAGTTTCATAGACTTCGTCGGTTTTGAAGCCGTACGATTTTCTCAATGCCACTTTTGCTTTCNNNNNNNNNNNNNNNNNNNNNNNNNNNNNNNNNNNNNNNNNNNNNNNNNNNNNNNNNNNNNNNNNNNNNNNNNNNNNNNNNNNNNNNNNNNNNNNNNNNNTCGTGGCGGCCTCCTTGCCTTTGTGAAACGGATAGTGAGATACCCGAATCATGGCAGGTTGGCCGCTTTTTGTTTACATCAATCCCATCTGCCGCTCGAACGAACCGGCGGACCGCCGGTTACGCCCAGGGCAAAGCCTTAATCCTCAAATTGGTCGAGAAGGCAGATATCCTTGTCCAAAACTTTCGCAAAGGAGTCATGGACAAGCTTGGCTTTGGCTACGACGAGTTGAAGGCGATCAACCCAGCTCTCATCTATGCGACATCAAGCGGATGGGGCGATACAGGACCGTATGCGGATCGCGGACGCGCCGGACATGACATGATGGCCCGAGCCGAAGCGATCGAAGGAATCGACTCGTACGTGGTCTTTGAAGACGACACCGGTTTCGTCGAAGACTTCGCGGAACGATTGCAACAATACGCCGACGAGCTGCCAGCCGACTGGGGACTGGCTTACCTCGGTGGCCAACACCTGTTCCTGCCACCGCTTGGTCGAGTCGCTGTGCAAACACATCGCCGAGCCCAACATCGTCGTCGTCGATGATGGACAGCCCGAACGCCGATTCCTTCCCGCGTATCCACATACAACCTCGAATCTGGTGGTCGGCAACTCTTGGAGATCGCTCCCTACGCTGAGGTCAAGGGCGACAGGGCAACCGCGAATTGGCTGATGGACGAGGAGTTTGCAAAAGTATGGCAGGCGTATGCTCGCACGGATTATCTTCAAAAGAGGTGAGCTCGCAGGGTGCAGAGCAAGGTCCAACTAGATTCAATTGAGCAGACTTTCAATATTGGATGCAGTTTTACTACCCAAAGTTTCGTACCCCTCGGGAGTGAAGTGTACATTGGCCGGCTGTTGACGTTCGGGATTGTTTTTTGATTCTGTATAGAGATCGTTTACCGCAATCGCTGGATAGTCTTGAAGCACCTCCAGCGCACCGTGATTGAAGATTATTTCATCACCTGGAACTCTTCCTTTTGCACCTTTGGGAATGATGGTTGTATTGGTCCACAACAGTTTGGCACCTGATTTCACCAAGAGTTCGATTTCCTTCTTTAGATTCGCTTTGTATTCTGTTACAGACCTTACCTGCGTGCCACTGTTGTCTATTTTTCCATCGAGAGTGTATTTAAGATCGTGCAAACCGCTGTTAAACGAAATGACATCCCATGAATGCCCGGCCAGCCACTTATGCATTCTGTTTAACGCCTTCAGAGTATCACCCCCGTTTTCTGGAATTCTGTATACATTTGCAATGCCCTGTAGATTTCTCCGGACAGCGTTCGTGTAGCCAACTGAAATCGAATCTCCGATTATGAGGACATCAGGTAACGAGGGATCTCTCGCTACAAAATCATACGTCTTTTTACCAGTAGCCTCTATCCAAGTGGCCTTATCGAAATACATCTTTGATGCATCGACATCCACAATTTGATATGAAGCAGAGGCGTTCGCAATGGCACCTTGCGCATCAGTTACGATCGCTTCAAAGACGTATTGCCCAGGGCCAGCATCTGTAAAGACCGCCCAATTACCATGAGATGTGATGGTTCCCTTGCCCTCAATCATCTTAAATTGAACTTCGTAATTTTCATCTTGGGGAATATCGACTTCAAGAACTATTTGCTCAACGCCCGCTTCGCCTTGCATTCTCTCCTCAACGACAAACGACTTAATGGTACGGGTATTGGAGTAAGCCAATTTTCCTCGAATGGCTTTGCGAACGTCTTCCATGATCGCCATGCAGTCCGGATTAAAAATCGGGTGGTCAGCGACAACGTCGGCGGTGATGGCCAGGTTGATCGTCACTGGAATTTTTGCCGTCTCCATTTGTTTGAAATAACTCACATAGTCCTTCGCAGTAAACCTGGGGCCCTTGCCGATTTTCCCGTTCATCGGCCCTTCGACAATCCAACTGTCCATTGCA contains:
- a CDS encoding PepSY-associated TM helix domain-containing protein encodes the protein MKKILFGKLFYQLNRQLHLYIGVFLCPFLVLFAISTLLMNHPSPRDPDNPKFTESTSTVPLSIPAQVSDNLTLAKQKLDEAKAITDNPVAKRAALQAGNQANSAAASELTEHALQELNLSGELFSFGPVRGGQKKITLMVPGRTTIVTLNVAKQEATLQYRDFNFIDTMSYLHRNPGPHKTKGPNWSGSKAWSWVADWTVYLTLFLTVTGIYLWLVIKAERKAGLALLGLGFASFAAITYALLAAS
- a CDS encoding CoA transferase translates to SWRPPCLCETDSEIPESWQVGRFLFTSIPSAARTNRRTAGYAQGKALILKLVEKADILVQNFRKGVMDKLGFGYDELKAINPALIYATSSGWGDTGPYADRGRAGHDMMARAEAIEGIDSYVVFEDDTGFVEDFAERLQQYADELPADWGLAYLGGQHLFLPPLGRVAVQTHRRAQHRRRR